The following nucleotide sequence is from Mucilaginibacter sp. cycad4.
TTTATGTACGCGATACACGGCATGCGGCCTGTACCAGTATTATATTACGTTGTAAGTAATCTTTAAATTGTGAATATAACAGTTTACACTCGTTTTTCGCGAGTGTAAACGGATTAATGCTTTACTTTATAAGTTTAGTAATAAACCAATAAGTTTTAAGGAGCGTTTGCTAAGCCTGGCTGCTTTCAAACTGAAGCTGGCTCAGATAACGGTAAAGGCCCTGTTCATTATTGATGAGTTCGAGGTGGCTGCCGCTTTCAACAATATTGCCTTTTTCTATCACTACTATTTTATCTGCCTCGCGAATGGTTGACAGGCGGTGCGCAATGATGATAGAGGTACGGTCTTTCATTAATTCCTCAAGGGCTTCCTGTACCAGGCGTTCCGATTCTGAATCTAATGAAGAGGTGGCTTCATCGAGGATCAGGATAGCGGGGTTTTTAAGCAGGGCTCTTGCAATGGCAATCCGCTGCCTTTGTCCGCCCGATAATTTAACACCACGTTCGCCCACAATAGTTTCATAACCTTCGGGAAAGGAAGATATGAACTGGTGAGCATTGGCGCGTTTGGCTGCCTGTATGATATCTTCATTGGATGCACCGAGCCTGCCATAGGAGATATTTTCCATAATGGTGCCGCCAAAAAGTAATACATCCTGCGGAACAATAGCCACCTGGTTACGGATATCGGTAAGAGAATAATTATCGGCAGGTTTGCCATCAAATAAAATACTGCCGCTTTGCGGATGATAGAATTGTAATATCAGGGAAGCCATGGTTGATTTACCTGAACCACTTGGCCCAACAATAGCCACGCGCTGCCCGGCATCGGCATTAAATGAAATGCCTTTTAATACGGTGATCTCCTGGCGGGAAGGGTAGGCAAACACTACATTATCAAAAGCAAGATCACCCTTGATAGCCTGTTTGATATTATTATCGCTTTCAACTATGGAAATCTCTTCGCCCTGCTCGGCGAGGATCTCCAATACACGCTCACTTGCGCCTACGGCTTTTTGCAGATTAGCGTAAAGATCAGGGAAACTGCCCATGGCTGCCCCTACAAATATCGAATACATAATGAACGTGGTAAGATCGCCGACATAGATCTCATGATTAGCCACCAATACCGATCCATACCAGATAACGCCCACAAAAGTGCCGAACAAACAAAATACAATGAACGAAGCAAACGTACCCCTGAATTTTGCACCCCGAACGGCGATGTCCACCACTTTGCGCAGGATCTTGTCGTAACGATTAGCCTCATAAGCTTCGTTAACAAAAGCCTTTACGTTGGCAATGCCTTGCAATGTTTCTTCAACTATGGTGTTTGATTCGGCCAGTTTATCTTGCGCTTCGCGTGATAATTTGCGGATAAAACGCCCAAAGAATACCGCGAATGCAACAAGAAAAGGCAATATAGCTAACAGTGCAAGGGTAAGTTTTATGGATACAATGGCCAGCAGGGTGGTACTCCCCACCATGATCACCAGTTGACGGATCATTTCTGCAAAAGTTGTGGTCAATGTATCCTGGATCTGAGAAAGATCGGCAGAGATGCGGCTGTTCAATTCACCAACCCGGCGGTTGGCAAAAAAGTTCATGGGCAGGGTAATAAGCTTAAAATAGGTATCACGCCTGATATCGGCCAAAGATTTTTCGGCCACCTGCACAAACCAAACCACCCTGAAAAACGACACAAAAGCCTGGGCAAATAAGATAATGAAGCCCATGATGGCTATGGCATTTAAGCCGTGCGGCAGATATTTGTATTTATAAATGCCTTGTGCTGCATCAATCAATGCACCCAGAATGGCTGGGAATGCCAAACCTACAAGGCTTGACAGAAACAGGAAAACTAATCCGGCTATGAATTTAACCCGGTAAGGTTTTAAGTAAGTGAGCAGTTTCGCTACGTTGCGCAGGCTGCTCCGGTTTATTTTTGCTTTAGGTAATTCTGCTTCGGCCTTGCTGCCACTGTTCAGTCGTCCTCTTGCCATGTATGCGTTTGAATGTTATAAGCCGCGAATTTACGCTTTAACACGGTTCTTTTTAACAAGCAGAAACAAAATTGACGCAATCGTGAAAAGTATCGCCACTACAAATATGTTTTGCCGGGTCCTAAGGTGCTGTTCTGAAGTGTTTAACTGCTGTTTAAGGCTGGCATTTTGTTGTCTTAACCTGGTAATTACCTGCATGTAGCCGGCGGCCGTAGTTTCTGCCTCTTTGCTATGGCTCTGAATCTGCCTTTGCTGAAAATCACGATATTCAAGCAGGATCTTAAGCTCTTTAAAAATAGCATCATCTGTTTTAGCGATATCCATCAGGATGCCGGCCGAACGTCGGACATCACCTTTGGTTTGAAAACCGAAAATACCGGTATGCTGACCGAGGCTTTGTTCATATTGCCCAAATTTTTGTTTACGGGCCGCCAGCATATTATTTATTTTTTTACGCTGAAGCTGGTAAGCTACAGAATCAGAGTTAACAGGGCTTTGGGCCGATGCCCAAACAGTTGTTATCAAACAAAATAAAAAAAGCAGTGCTATTTTTTTCATTTATACAATTACCTTATTGAAATTCAATGATCACCTTATCATTCAGGTTCAGCCCCAGCAGGCCGCTTGCATTACCTTTGTTTATGGCAATCTCCAAATGGTCGCTAATGCCAAACAGGCAAAGCTTTTCGCCAACAGGCACTTCGTTATAATGCCAGCTTAAGTGGTTTATGGTTTCGTTGCGCTTAAAGTTGAGCACAAAACGCCTGCCTTGCTGCACGCTGTTAAAAAACTCCTTGGTAATGTTGGTTATCACATTCTGAAATGAATCGATATAGATCACCACGCCTTTGATCAGGTTTTTTTCAATAACAGGCTGCAAATTCATTTTGTTTTCGATATCGCTTACCGGCAAACCTATTTCATCCAGTTTACCGCCTTTGGCCAGATGACAAGCCGTTTTTACAAAGATATCGGCAAGCGGAAAGTGCAGGAATTTAAGGTCCTGCATAATGTTGATCTCCACGATCTCTTCAGGCTCCTGGTCAAACATCAGCGAAAAAATGCCATTATCGGCCCCCACAAAATAGTGCTTTTTGTAGCGGATAGCGAGGTATTTGGTATGGTCATTATAAACGGTATCAATACCGATAAGATGTACGGTATCCTCCGGGAAATAATGAAAGCTGTTTTTAAGTATAAAGGCAGCCTGCTGTACGTTAAAGGCCGCAACACTGTTGGTAATATCAACAATATTTACTGTAGGCAACAATTTGTAGATACTGCCTTTTAACGCAGCCTGGTAAATATCTTTATCGCCTAAATCAGTAGTTAATGTTATAATTGCCATTAATTTTATAAATATTTATTGCTAATCTTGTAGTAGCATTTGAAGCTACAAATATTCAATTTTTAATTCATAAAAATCTGTAACTAAAAAATCAAATTAGTATTGAACGAACTTAAGCTATCAATTGAAAACGTAAACCCTGCAGTACTGTGGGGTCCTAATAATGATCATTTTGAGATCATTAAGAAACAATACCCCAAGCTTAAAATAGTTGCCCGCGGCAGTGAAGTGAAGATTTTGGGCGATGAAAATGAGATCAATATTTTCCAGGAGAAGTTTACCCACCTGATAAATCATGTTGAGAAATTTGAAAATCTTAACATAACCGACCTCGAACGGATTCTTGGCTCAAGAGCCAGCAATGCTACACCAGTTGCAGACCCAACCGCTGTTGATAAATTTGCAAGCGGCGAAGTAATTGTATTTGGTCCTAATGGTATTATGGTTAGGGCCCGTACTACTAACCAGCGCCGCATGGTTGATAGTATCAACAAAAGCGATATCCTGTTTGCCATTGGCCCTGCCGGTACCGGTAAAACATATACCGCGGTGGCTTTAGCGGTAAGGGCGCTCAAAAACAAAGAAATTAAACGTATCATATTAACCCGACCGGCTGTTGAGGCAGGGGAGAACCTTGGTTTTTTACCGGGCGACCTTAAAGAAAAGATCGACCCGTACCTGAGACCTTTGTATGATGCGCTTGATGACATGATCCCGGCCGAAAAACTGAAGGTTTACCTGGAGAACCGCACCATTGAGATTGCACCGCTGGCCTTTATGCGCGGCCGTACCCTTGATAATTGTTTTGTTATTTTGGACGAGGCCCAGAACGCTACCGATATGCAGCTCAAAATGTTCCTGACCCGTATGGGGCCATCAGCTAAATTCATTGTAACCGGCGACGTAACACAGATCGATTTACCTAAAAAACAACAATCGGGCCTGCACACCGCTTTAAGGATCCTGACCGATATTAAAGGTATCGAAATAGTGTACCTGAGCGGCGAAGACGTTGTAAGGCACAAATTAGTACGTAAGATATTGGAAGCTTACGGGGATATACAGTAAAAAACAGATACAAGAGTCAAGAATCAAGATGCAGGAAATTGTGTTTCTGTCTTGTTTCTTGACTCTATATTCTTTATTCTCAACATGAACTCAATAAAAGAAACACATTTCAACTTTCCGGGGCAAACGGCTTTTTACAAGGGGAAAGTACGCGATGTTTATACGATAGATAATAAATACCTGGCCATGGTTGTTACCGACCGTATTTCGGCCTTTGATGTTGTACTACCGGAAGCAATTCCTTTTAAAGGACAGGTGCTTAACCAGATTGCTGCCCGCTTTTTAGAAGCCACAGCAGATATTGTTCCAAACTGGGTTATTTCAGTTCCGGACCCGAGCGTTACCATTGGCCGCATTTGTGAACCGTTTAAGGTGGAAATGGTGATCCGTGGTTACCTGGCCGGTCATGCCGCTCGTGAATACAGTGCCGGCCGGCGCCATGTATGCGGTGTAGCTTTGCCCGAAGGTTTAAAGGAAAATGATATCCTGCCTCAACCTATCATTACCCCAACTACCAAAGCATCGGTAGGGCATGATGAAGATATTTCACGCGAAGAGATCCTGGCAAGGGGCATCGTATCTGAAGAAGATTACGTTAAGCTTGAAGCCTATACCCATGCGCTGTTTAAACGCGGTACCGAAATTGCAGCCAAACAGGGCTTGATCCTGGTAGATACCAAATATGAATTTGGTAAGGTTGACGGCCAAATCTATCTCATAGACGAGATCCACACGCCCGATTCATCGAGGTATTTTTATAAAGAAGGATATGAGGAACGCCAGCAAAAAGGCGAGCCACAGAAACAGCTTTCGAAAGAGTTTGTACGCAAATGGCTTATCGAAAATGGTTTCCAGGGTAAAGAGGGGCAGGTAGTACCGGTTATGACCGAAGAGATTGTTAATTCGATATCCGAACGTTATATTGAGCTTTACGAACAGATTATTGGTGAGGCATTTGTTAAGCCTGCCGAAGGCAGTGTATTAGCCCGCGTTGAAACAGCAATTAATAACGCGTTGAGTGTTATGTAATTTTAAAATATCCATAAAATATTTATCTTAGCTTATTAAATTTAATAAGAATGAAATTTACTGTAGATAAACATGAGAAATATATATTATTGAAACTTAATGAGTCAAAATTAAATTCAATAGTAACTCCTCAGTTAAAATCAGAACTGATTTTGATCAATACAGAGGGCCAGCGTAACATCATTCTCGACTTGTCGCAGGTGAAATATGCCGATTCATCGGGCTTAAGCAGCTTGCTGGTTGGTCACCGCTTGTGTAAAAATGCTACAGGTTCATTTATTTTGGCGGGTTTAAATGATGCAGTTGCACGTTTGGTAACTATATCACAATTGGACAATGTGTTAACTATTGTTCCAACTGCCGAAGAAGGTGTCGATCTTATTTTTATGGAAGAGATTGAAAAAGAGTTAAAAAAGGAAGCAAGATAAACCATTTATTTGTTTACCTATTATGAAATTTGAGGTAACAATACTTGGCAGCAGTTCCGCGACCCCCATCTTTAACAGAAATCCCACTTCACAGGTGCTCAATATCAATGAGCGCCTGTATTTAATAGACTGCGGCGAAGGCACGCAGCAACAAATGCTCCGCTTTGATATCAAAGCCAGCCGCATCGATCATATTTTTATCAGTCATCTTCACGGCGATCATTATTTAGGTTTGGTTGGTTTATTATCATCCATGCACCTAAACGGGCGTAAAAAGGCGCTTAAACTGGTATGCCCTGTGCAGTTGAAAGAAATAATCGATCTGCAATTAAAATATTCAGATACCGAACTGCAGTTCCCTGTTGAATATATATTTACTAATGCCCGGCAAAGCGAAGTGGTGATCAGTAATAATGATGTTGTTGTTGAAACTATACCGCTTGACCATCGCATTGCCTGTACCGGCTTTTTGTTTAAGGAAAAGAAACGGCTACGCAAGCTCATTAAGGAGAAAATAGAAAGTCTTGATATCCCTGTTGCTTATTATTCGGTATTAAAAAAAGGGGGAGATTATACAGATGAAAATGGCACCGTTTATAAAAACGAAGGGCTGACTATCGATTCGGCGGAGCCAAAAACCTACGCTTATTGCTCCGATACGATGTATAATGAAAACTATTTCGCCCAAATTGCCAACGCCACATTGCTTTATCACGAGGCTACTTTCTTAAATGATATGCTTGACCGGGCGGTTATAACCCATCATACCACAGCATTACAAGCAGGGGAGATAGCCCTGAAAACCAACGCGAAAAAACTGCTCATAGGCCATTTTTCGGCCCGTTATAAAACCCTGAACGAGTTACTGGATGAGGCTAAAATAAATTTCCCCTCAACTGAACTTGCAATTGAGGGGAAAACCTTTTTTATAGAATAGTTATTTAGAGCTGAAAGCCTAAGGCAAAAAGCTTATTAGCTTTAGGCTTTCTGCTTATTAATCCTTTTTACCGCCGAAGACCGAGAAGCTTACGTAACGTTTTGGATGCGCTTTCAAATCAATAAACAGGTTATTGAGGTTGTTTGATGCATCGGTGAGGTTTTTGTACATTTTATCATCGTTAAGCAATAAGCCCAAAGAACCCTGACCGGCGTTGATCTTGGCAATAGTAGCCTGCAAATCGGCCATAGCCTTATTTGCATTATCAAGTGTTTGTTTCAGGTTAGCAGCAGCAACGTCATTACTTACTTTTTCAAAATTAGCTGTCATCCCGTTTAGGTGGGCTGTGCTGGTCTTTAAGCTGCCTGATACCTCCTCGGCATTGGTAAGTATGGCGTCGATATGGCCGGTTTGTGAACCTACCAGGTGATCTATCTTTTTAGTAGTGCCTTCAAGTGTTTGCAGGGAGTTGGCGATGCTCATGAAGCTGCGGTCGATGTTTTTCTGAAAGTTGGGGTTCAGGATCTTGTTAACAGCGCTCAGTGACGAATCGAGCTTAGACATCAACATTTCTGCCTTTTTTTGTATCGGCTGCAGGCTTTCTGCAAGGCTGCCCTGGATATCGGCTTTAAGTGTATCCTGGTCTTCGGCAGGCACATTGCTGTTGCCTAACTCAAAAACAATGGCTTTGCTGCCCAGCAGATCGGTACTTTCAAGCTTGGCAAGGGTATTTTTAGGTACAACAACATCCGGTTCAATTTTAAATTCAACCACGGTACGCCCGTCCGGCTGAAGCTTCATTTTAGAGATGCGGCCTATCTGGTAACCGTTTACCAATACAGGTTTTGAAACGGTTAAACCTTCAACACTGTTATAAATAGCGTAGTATTTATTTGATCCTGAAAAAACATCATTACCGCGTAAATAACTGTAACCTAATATGAGTATGGTAATTGCTATTGCCGTAAGTGCGCCAATTTTGGTTTCGTTAGAGATTTTCATTAAGTAGAGTTTATGCGTTAATTGTGTTTAAGGCTATAAACCTGTAACCAGGCTTATATGTTTTATGATGTACGTTTTATTTGCTCAGAAGGTAACAGTTTGGCTTTATAATTATTGCGAAATCTGTTCCATCTCCTTTTTATAGGTTGTTAATGCACGGATAATGGAAGCTACGATCTCGTTTTGTCCCTCTTCCGAATTAAGGTACTTTTCATCGTCGGGGTTATTGATATAGCCGGTTTCAACCAGCACTGATGGCATTGCACTGTGACAAAGTACGTAAATGCCCTGTTCCCTGATCCCTTCACTGCGCCTTCCATCGGTATCAACAAACTCACCGTTAATTAAAGTAGCCAGCTTGATACTTTGCTGCCTGAACTTTCTTTTATACTCGTTTGTTAAAATGATGGTCATGGGATCGTTCGGATCCAATGCGCCGCCGTCAAGTTCTGTCTCTTCGCCAACCTGGTTTTTCTGAATGGCGTTTTCTTCTTCGCGGGTACGGTGTAAACCGTAAACCAAAATAAGTACGCCTTTTCCCGACCTGTCCGGAACCCGAACTGTATGGTATACTGCTTTATGACGTTTGGTGCCAACTCTTTCACGAATTGTTCTGTCAGATAGTGAGTTGCAGTGAAGGGATATGAAAAGCTGCCCTTTGTTTTCATTGGCTATTTCGGCCCTGCGTTCAAACGAAACATCGTCTTCGGTAGTACGGGTCATTACAGCTTTTACGCCGCTTAATTCTTTTTCTATAGCGGCTTGCAATTTAAAGCCAATAGCCAGCGTTACATTCCTTTCTGACGAATAAGAACCCGATGCACCGTGTGAATAATGACCTGTAGAAGCTGATGGTTTGCCGCCATGCCCAGGGTCGATAATAATGGTTTTGATCTTAAAACCGGTACTGTTGATGACAGTATCCGTTTGATGAGGAAGACTATTGGTTAAAATAGAACTGTATGATTTAAAAGGAAAAAATGAAAGGAGAACCAGCAACACCCACAAACTATAAATCAATCTTTTCAATGCCTTATTTTTCATTATTTTTGAACGCTGTTAACTATATCTGCAAAAATACTATTCATAATCAATTTTGAAATTCATAACCTTTTTTTTTCTGCTTGCAATTATATTAATAGTAAACGGACTTGCTGCTAATGCTGGCACTGTTTTAAATAACAGCCATGGCAGGAGGCCTTTAACTGATACTATTATCAAACTTGATTCGCTTCGTGATAAGAAACTTCTTAAAGGTAAAAAATCCGGCTCAATTACGCCACTAAGAAATGGTAAACCGGTAAATTCTTTACCCGCAAATGATACCACCAAAAAGAATAAAGGCGGCCTGCAATCGGAAGTAAAGGCAACTGCCGAGGATTCGACCCACTCAGACCGGGAGCACCAGGTTACCTATTTTTACGGCAAGGCCCGTGTAACCTATGAAGATTTTGAGCTTGATGCAGACTATATCAGGGTAGATGATAAAAACCACCTCATATTTGCACGGGGAAGCATTGACCCGCGTACACACCAATATGTCCGCAGGCCTATCATGAAGCAAAAAACGGATAAGCCGGTAGCATCCGACTCCCTGATTTTTAATTATCAAACAAAAAAGGTAAAGATCTATAACCCGGCATCTGAGCAGGAGGGTAACTTTATTTCGGGCGGGCAGGCAAAAAAACTCAATGATGATGAGGTTGCATACCGTAACGTAATTTTCAGTACCTGCGATTTGCCTTATCCTGATACGCACTTTGGTATAGTGATTACCCGTGGTATCGGCGAAAAGAAACGTATTATATCCGGGCCTGCTTACCTCGAAATTGAAGGGGTCCCTTTACCGCTTGCCATACCTTTCGGCTTTTTCCCTAAGCCGGATACCAGGACATCAGGTGTTATTTTGCCAACTTTTGGCGAGGATAATACACTCGGTTTCTATCTGAAAGGCTTGGGATACTATATCGGTATAAGTGATTATGTTGATTTAACTACCACGGGATCCATCTATTCAAAAGGCTCGTATGAACTGAGCAG
It contains:
- a CDS encoding ABC transporter transmembrane domain-containing protein encodes the protein MARGRLNSGSKAEAELPKAKINRSSLRNVAKLLTYLKPYRVKFIAGLVFLFLSSLVGLAFPAILGALIDAAQGIYKYKYLPHGLNAIAIMGFIILFAQAFVSFFRVVWFVQVAEKSLADIRRDTYFKLITLPMNFFANRRVGELNSRISADLSQIQDTLTTTFAEMIRQLVIMVGSTTLLAIVSIKLTLALLAILPFLVAFAVFFGRFIRKLSREAQDKLAESNTIVEETLQGIANVKAFVNEAYEANRYDKILRKVVDIAVRGAKFRGTFASFIVFCLFGTFVGVIWYGSVLVANHEIYVGDLTTFIMYSIFVGAAMGSFPDLYANLQKAVGASERVLEILAEQGEEISIVESDNNIKQAIKGDLAFDNVVFAYPSRQEITVLKGISFNADAGQRVAIVGPSGSGKSTMASLILQFYHPQSGSILFDGKPADNYSLTDIRNQVAIVPQDVLLFGGTIMENISYGRLGASNEDIIQAAKRANAHQFISSFPEGYETIVGERGVKLSGGQRQRIAIARALLKNPAILILDEATSSLDSESERLVQEALEELMKDRTSIIIAHRLSTIREADKIVVIEKGNIVESGSHLELINNEQGLYRYLSQLQFESSQA
- a CDS encoding SAM-dependent chlorinase/fluorinase produces the protein MAIITLTTDLGDKDIYQAALKGSIYKLLPTVNIVDITNSVAAFNVQQAAFILKNSFHYFPEDTVHLIGIDTVYNDHTKYLAIRYKKHYFVGADNGIFSLMFDQEPEEIVEINIMQDLKFLHFPLADIFVKTACHLAKGGKLDEIGLPVSDIENKMNLQPVIEKNLIKGVVIYIDSFQNVITNITKEFFNSVQQGRRFVLNFKRNETINHLSWHYNEVPVGEKLCLFGISDHLEIAINKGNASGLLGLNLNDKVIIEFQ
- a CDS encoding PhoH family protein produces the protein MNELKLSIENVNPAVLWGPNNDHFEIIKKQYPKLKIVARGSEVKILGDENEINIFQEKFTHLINHVEKFENLNITDLERILGSRASNATPVADPTAVDKFASGEVIVFGPNGIMVRARTTNQRRMVDSINKSDILFAIGPAGTGKTYTAVALAVRALKNKEIKRIILTRPAVEAGENLGFLPGDLKEKIDPYLRPLYDALDDMIPAEKLKVYLENRTIEIAPLAFMRGRTLDNCFVILDEAQNATDMQLKMFLTRMGPSAKFIVTGDVTQIDLPKKQQSGLHTALRILTDIKGIEIVYLSGEDVVRHKLVRKILEAYGDIQ
- a CDS encoding phosphoribosylaminoimidazolesuccinocarboxamide synthase: MNSIKETHFNFPGQTAFYKGKVRDVYTIDNKYLAMVVTDRISAFDVVLPEAIPFKGQVLNQIAARFLEATADIVPNWVISVPDPSVTIGRICEPFKVEMVIRGYLAGHAAREYSAGRRHVCGVALPEGLKENDILPQPIITPTTKASVGHDEDISREEILARGIVSEEDYVKLEAYTHALFKRGTEIAAKQGLILVDTKYEFGKVDGQIYLIDEIHTPDSSRYFYKEGYEERQQKGEPQKQLSKEFVRKWLIENGFQGKEGQVVPVMTEEIVNSISERYIELYEQIIGEAFVKPAEGSVLARVETAINNALSVM
- a CDS encoding STAS domain-containing protein — encoded protein: MKFTVDKHEKYILLKLNESKLNSIVTPQLKSELILINTEGQRNIILDLSQVKYADSSGLSSLLVGHRLCKNATGSFILAGLNDAVARLVTISQLDNVLTIVPTAEEGVDLIFMEEIEKELKKEAR
- a CDS encoding ribonuclease Z is translated as MKFEVTILGSSSATPIFNRNPTSQVLNINERLYLIDCGEGTQQQMLRFDIKASRIDHIFISHLHGDHYLGLVGLLSSMHLNGRKKALKLVCPVQLKEIIDLQLKYSDTELQFPVEYIFTNARQSEVVISNNDVVVETIPLDHRIACTGFLFKEKKRLRKLIKEKIESLDIPVAYYSVLKKGGDYTDENGTVYKNEGLTIDSAEPKTYAYCSDTMYNENYFAQIANATLLYHEATFLNDMLDRAVITHHTTALQAGEIALKTNAKKLLIGHFSARYKTLNELLDEAKINFPSTELAIEGKTFFIE
- a CDS encoding MlaD family protein, which produces MKISNETKIGALTAIAITILILGYSYLRGNDVFSGSNKYYAIYNSVEGLTVSKPVLVNGYQIGRISKMKLQPDGRTVVEFKIEPDVVVPKNTLAKLESTDLLGSKAIVFELGNSNVPAEDQDTLKADIQGSLAESLQPIQKKAEMLMSKLDSSLSAVNKILNPNFQKNIDRSFMSIANSLQTLEGTTKKIDHLVGSQTGHIDAILTNAEEVSGSLKTSTAHLNGMTANFEKVSNDVAAANLKQTLDNANKAMADLQATIAKINAGQGSLGLLLNDDKMYKNLTDASNNLNNLFIDLKAHPKRYVSFSVFGGKKD
- a CDS encoding N-acetylmuramoyl-L-alanine amidase — protein: MKNKALKRLIYSLWVLLVLLSFFPFKSYSSILTNSLPHQTDTVINSTGFKIKTIIIDPGHGGKPSASTGHYSHGASGSYSSERNVTLAIGFKLQAAIEKELSGVKAVMTRTTEDDVSFERRAEIANENKGQLFISLHCNSLSDRTIRERVGTKRHKAVYHTVRVPDRSGKGVLILVYGLHRTREEENAIQKNQVGEETELDGGALDPNDPMTIILTNEYKRKFRQQSIKLATLINGEFVDTDGRRSEGIREQGIYVLCHSAMPSVLVETGYINNPDDEKYLNSEEGQNEIVASIIRALTTYKKEMEQISQ